A stretch of the Gracilinanus agilis isolate LMUSP501 chromosome 4, AgileGrace, whole genome shotgun sequence genome encodes the following:
- the TRA2B gene encoding transformer-2 protein homolog beta, with protein MSTRRRHVGNRANPDPNCCLGVFGLSLYTTERDLREVFSKYGPIADVSIVYDQQSRRSRGFAFVYFENVDDAKEAKERANGMELDGRRIRVDFSITKRPHTPTPGIYMGRPTYGSSRRRDYYDRGYDRGYDDRDYYSRSYRGGGGGGGGWRAAQDRDQIYRRRSPSPYYSRGGYRSRSRSRSYSPRRY; from the exons ATGTCTACCCGCAGGCGTCACGTGGGGAATCGG gCCAATCCTGATCCCAACTGTTGTCTCGGGGTGTTTGGACTGAGTCTGTACACCACAGAGAGGGACCTCAGAGAAGTATTTTCCAAATACGGCCCAATTGCAGATGTGTCCATTGTGTATGACCAGCAGTCACGGCGCTCTCGGGGGTTTGCCTTTGTCTACTTTGAGAATGTGGATGACGCCAAGGAA GCTAAGGAGCGTGCCAATGGAATGGAACTGGATGGACGGAGAATCAGAGTGGATTTTTCTATAACAAAAAGGCCCCACACCCCAACTCCTGGAATCTACATGGGAAGACCTACTTA TGGCAGTTCCCGCCGTCGAGATTACTATGATCGAGGCTACGATCGAGGTTATGATGATCGTGACTATTATAGCAGATCCTACAG aggaggaggtggaggaggaggagggtggaGAGCTGCCCAAGACAGGGATCAGATTTACAG gAGGCGATCACCATCCCCATATTACAGTCGTGGGGGCTACAGGTCACGGTCTCGATCTCGATCTTATTCACCTC GTCGCTATTAA